A single Pangasianodon hypophthalmus isolate fPanHyp1 chromosome 27, fPanHyp1.pri, whole genome shotgun sequence DNA region contains:
- the LOC113525670 gene encoding neurofilament heavy polypeptide isoform X3, with product MAESARHADTGGTGAAGPAKVMTSSPVSEKKHQRNGHASPAHQSANQSSPTAAETLTPPSVSEKKPLTNGHASPVRHPANSSNGQTGNQCVESLLTTDDRMRLARERREERERSLAMREQALMEKERRARLQYERTREERWRRLEEQRQKEEQRRAAVEEKRRQQLEEEKERLEALMRKSLERSLQLENRNKRGTWGMNGQSDYALPHDLIAPSPATNELGNVHHGHMTSVDNLTLHRLCTHTHSSLARCSSDAELCVPCPRYTVPSSPHRSLYCASPSRRRANTVAMEMGGANSAPNTPKKERLRTERRTPTGSPVRRAESPADVIRRTASPKLSPKSRNQSPVPLHHYPPSPLRHRPSTPVTDDNKVTANSQAQEVKGHDPADKKLLTEVSAECVSGACKAENLKPADRGTDRSTEHSPLTSGKAVAGTTDGDEGARVLAERRRLSRVQKEQEEKDRLKAEQLKKKQEEKEMKEEKKRKADEEKELQEKQEVERQLMKQQEEQERQQRKKRIEEIMKRTRKSDGEMKREDSQEAHSPPSHTHSHTLSPPGEVQVNSQVKGEVKAPPTGAQVSSTPQNQTLLRGQVKPHTPESIIKQHESAEKSSHTPAQVLHNTPSLNSPDHRGTAVKVDITPVTPQRSSPVREEQSAHVRKINSSSDKVQEMQVKISAENHEKKHLPVKEREHGTGQVISPELTQVIKQEPSGQVKSSPSEQVKSSTSQQVNSPVKTPNLEQVNSPVKSPNIQQVNSQVKCPTVQQVNSPVKTPALEQVNSPVKSPNIQQVNSQVKCPTVQQVNSQVKSLSAQQVNSPVKTPTLEQMNSQVKTPTAQQVNSQVKSPISQQVNSQVKSPTTQQVTSPVKSPTSQQVNSPVKSPTSQQVNSQVKSPTAQQVNSQVKSPTSQQVNSQVKSPTTQQVTSPVKSPTSQQVNSPVKSPTSQQVNSQVKSPTAQQVTSSVKSPTVQQANSQVKSPTAQQVNSPVKSPTPQQVNSQVKSPTPQQVNSQVKSPTAQQVNSQVKSQTSQQVNSPVKSSTAQQVNSQVKSPPVQQVNSPVKSPTSQQVNSPVKSPTAQQVNSQVKSPTLEQVNSPVKSPTAQQLNSQVKSPTSQQVNSQVKTPTAQQVNSQVKTPTAQQVNSQVKTPTAQQVTSSVKSPTVQQANSPVKTPALEQVNSQVKSPTFQEGPSQVKNPTTQQVNSQMKSGQVNGQVSSQVKTIMTSSQVTSKKTLSSSSPLSPLPASQFPAPVSDLECLEKRGGARKESADEVQSMEVSPVSKEELISIPKFSPISEVQNVVSNTRALEDLLDLTGHVTYPIMPRSTALGDCNKNVIEPKQTSNTLNTRSRKE from the exons ATGGCGGAGAGCGCGAGACACGCAGACACCGGAGGTACAGGTGCAGCAGGtccag CTAaagtgatgacatcatcaccaGTTTCTGAAAAGAAACATCAGAGAAATGGCCACGCCTCCCCAGCTCaccagtcagccaatcagagcagccCAACCGCTG CTGAAACGTTGACTCCGCCCTCTGTGTCAGAGAAGAAGCCTCTGACCAATGGGCACGCTTCACCTGTCCGCCATCCAGCCAATAGCAGCAACGGCCAGACAGGTAAccagt GTGTGGAGTCTCTCCTCACAACAGACGACAGGATGCGACTGGCCAGAGAGAgacgagaggagagagagaggagtctgG cgatGAGGGAGCAGGCTCTGATGGAGAAGGAGCGCCGCGCTCGTCTGCAGTACGAGAGAACGAGGGAGGAGAGGTGGAGGCGGCTGGAGGAGCAGAGGCAGAAGGAGGAGCAGCGCAGAGCCGCCgtggaggagaagaggaggcAGCAGCTTGAGGAGGAAAAG gagcgTCTGGAGGCTCTGATGAGGAAATCACTGGAGCGAAGTCTTCAACTGGAGAACAGAAACAAACGCGGGACCTGGGGGATGAACGGACAGA GCGACTATGCTCTCCCCCATGACCTCATCGCTCCCTCTCCTGCTACCAACGAATTAGGCAACG TCCATcatggtcacatgacctctgTGGACAACCTGACACTCCATcgtctctgtacacacacacactcctcactcgCTCGCTGCAGCAGTGACGCCGAGCTGTGTGTGCCCTGCCCACGgtacacag TTCCCTCCAGTCCTCACAGGTCGCTGTACTGCGCGTCACCGAGCCGTCGCCGTGCCAAcactgttgccatggagatggGTGGGGCAAATTCAGCCCCAAATACCCCAAAG aaggaGAGATTGCGCACAGAGAGAAGGACGCCGACTGGATCACCTGTAAGACGAGCCGAATCTCCTGCTGATGTCATCCGGCGCACCGCCTCGCCAAA gttgTCTCCAAAGAGTCGTAATCAGTCTCCTGTCCCGCTCCATCATTACCCTCCGTCCCCTCTGAGACACAGACCCTCGACACCCGTCACCGATGACAACAAGGTCACCGCTAACAGCCAAGCCcaagaggtcaaaggtcatgacCCTGCAGATAAGAAGCTGCTGACGGAGGTCAGTGCAGAATGTGTGAGTGGAGCCTGTAAAGCAGAGAACCTCAAACCTGCAGACAGAGGCACAGACAGGAGCACAG AACATTCACCTTTGACCTCTGGAAAGGCCGTCGCCGGGACAACGGATGGAGACGAGGGGGCTCGGGTTTTGGCAGAGCGACGGCGTCTCAGTCGCGTACAGAAGGAGCAGGAGGAAaaggacag GCTGAAAGCTGAGCAGCTCAAGAAGAAGCAGGAGGAAAAGGAgatgaaggaggagaagaagagaaaagcagATGAAGAGAAGGAGCTTCAGGAG aaacagGAGGTGGAGAGACAGCTGATGaagcagcaggaggagcaggagcGACAGCAGAGGAAAAAG AGAATCGAGGAGATCATGAAGAGGACGCGGAAGAGCGATGGAGAAATGAAG AGAGAGGACAGTCAGGAGGCTCATTCCccgccgtcacacacacactcacacacactgtctccgCCGG GTGAAGTCCAGGTGAACTCACAGGTAAAAGGTGAGGtgaaagccccgcccactgGTGCACAGGTGAGCTCCACCCCACAAAACCAG ACGCTGTTACGTGGACAGGTGAAGCCACACACACCTGAAAGCATCATCAAGCAGCATGAGAGTGCAGAGaagagctcacacacacctgcacaggtgCTGCACAACACTCCATCATTAAACTCTCCTGATCATAGAGGAACAGCTGTAAAAGTGGACATCACTCCAGTGACACCTCAGAGAAGCTCACCTGTGAGAGAGGAACAGAGCGCTCACGTGAGGAAGATCAACAGTTCATCAGACAAGGTGCAGGAGATGCAGGTGAAGATCTCTGCTGAAAACCATGAGAAGAAACATCTTCCAGTCAAGGAGAGAGAGCATGGAACAGGCCAGGTGATCAGCCCTGAACTCACACAGGTGATCAAACAGGAGCCCAGTGGCCAGGTTAAAAGTTCCCCCTCTGAACAAGTGAAGAGTTCAACCTCTCAACAGGTGAACAGCCCAGTGAAGACTCCAAACTTAGAGCAGGTGAACAGCCCAGTGAAGAGTCCAAACATTCAGCAGGTGAACAGCCAGGTGAAATGTCCAACTGTTCAGCAGGTGAACAGCCCAGTGAAGACTCCAGCCTTAGAGCAGGTGAACAGCCCAGTGAAGAGTCCAAACATTCAACAGGTGAACAGCCAGGTGAAATGTCCAACTGTTCAGCAGGTGAACAGCCAGGTGAAAAGTCTGTCCGCTCAACAGGTGAACAGCCCAGTGAAGACTCCAACCTTAGAGCAGATGAACAGCCAGGTGAAGACTCCCACTGCTCAGCAGGTGAACAGCCAGGTGAAAAGTCCAATCTCTCAGCAGGTGAACAGCCAGGTGAAAAGTCCAACCACTCAGCAGGTGACCAGCCCGGTGAAGAGTCCAACCTCTCAGCAGGTGAACAGCCCAGTGAAGAGTCCAACCTCTCAGCAGGTGAACAGCCAGGTGAAGAGTCCAACAGCTCAGCAGGTGAACAGCCAGGTGAAAAGTCCAACCTCTCAGCAGGTGAACAGCCAGGTGAAAAGTCCAACCACTCAGCAGGTGACCAGCCCGGTGAAGAGTCCAACCTCTCAGCAGGTGAACAGCCCAGTGAAGAGTCCAACCTCTCAGCAGGTGAACAGCCAGGTGAAGAGTCCAACTGCTCAGCAGGTGACCAGCTCAGTGAAGAGTCCAACTGTTCAGCAGGCGAACAGCCAGGTGAAGAGTCCAACAGCTCAGCAGGTGAACAGCCCAGTGAAAAGTCCAACCCCTCAGCAGGTGAACAGCCAGGTGAAGAGTCCAACCCCTCAGCAGGTGAACAGCCAGGTGAAAAGTCCAACAGCTCAGCAGGTGAACAGCCAGGTGAAGAGTCAAACCTCTCAGCAGGTGAACAGCCCAGTGAAAAGTTCAACTGCTCAGCAGGTGAACAGCCAGGTGAAGAGTCCACCTGTTCAGCAGGTGAACAGCCCAGTGAAAAGTCCAACCTCTCAGCAGGTGAACAGCCCAGTGAAGAGTCCAACAGCTCAGCAGGTGAACAGCCAGGTGAAGAGTCCAACCTTAGAGCAGGTGAACAGCCCAGTGAAAAGTCCAACTGCTCAGCAGTTGAACAGCCAGGTGAAGAGTCCAACCTCTCAGCAGGTGAACAGCCAGGTGAAGACTCCAACTGCTCAGCAGGTGAACAGCCAGGTGAAGACTCCAACTGCTCAGCAGGTGAACAGCCAGGTGAAGACTCCAACTGCTCAGCAGGTGACCAGCTCAGTGAAGAGTCCAACTGTTCAGCAGGCGAACAGCCCAGTAAAGACTCCAGCCTTAGAGCAGGTGAACAGCCAGGTGAAGAGTCCAACCTTCCAAGAGGGGCCCAGCCAGGTGAAAAACCCCACCACCCAGCAGGTGAACAGTCAGATGAAGAGTGGGCAAGTGAATGGCCAGGTGAGCTCGCAGGTGAAAACTATCATGACATCATCACAGGTGACATCAAAGAAGACATTGAGTAGCTCCTCCCCACTCAGCCCACTACCTGCATCACAGTTCCCAGCACCTGTCAGTGACTTGGAGTGTCTAgagaaaaggggcggagccagaAAGGAGTCGGCTGATGAGGTGCAGTCGATGGAGGTCAG CCCCGTGTCTAAAGAGGAACTGATCTCAATCCCGAAGTTTTCTCCGATCTCTGAAGTTCAGAACGTGGTGAGCAACACTCGAGCGCTGGAGGACCTGCTGGATCTGACTGGTCATGTGACGTATCCCATAATGCCGCGCAGCACCGCGCTCGGAGACTGCAACAAAAACGTGATTGAGCCGAAACAGACttctaacacactgaacacgaGAAGCAGAAAGGAGTGa
- the LOC113525670 gene encoding neurofilament heavy polypeptide isoform X5 translates to MAESARHADTGGTGAAGPAKVMTSSPVSEKKHQRNGHASPAHQSANQSSPTAAETLTPPSVSEKKPLTNGHASPVRHPANSSNGQTGVESLLTTDDRMRLARERREERERSLAMREQALMEKERRARLQYERTREERWRRLEEQRQKEEQRRAAVEEKRRQQLEEEKERLEALMRKSLERSLQLENRNKRGTWGMNGQSDYALPHDLIAPSPATNELGNVHHGHMTSVDNLTLHRLCTHTHSSLARCSSDAELCVPCPRYTVPSSPHRSLYCASPSRRRANTVAMEMGGANSAPNTPKKERLRTERRTPTGSPVRRAESPADVIRRTASPKLSPKSRNQSPVPLHHYPPSPLRHRPSTPVTDDNKVTANSQAQEVKGHDPADKKLLTEVSAECVSGACKAENLKPADRGTDRSTEHSPLTSGKAVAGTTDGDEGARVLAERRRLSRVQKEQEEKDRLKAEQLKKKQEEKEMKEEKKRKADEEKELQEKQEVERQLMKQQEEQERQQRKKRIEEIMKRTRKSDGEMKREDSQEAHSPPSHTHSHTLSPPGEVQVNSQVKGEVKAPPTGAQVSSTPQNQTLLRGQVKPHTPESIIKQHESAEKSSHTPAQVLHNTPSLNSPDHRGTAVKVDITPVTPQRSSPVREEQSAHVRKINSSSDKVQEMQVKISAENHEKKHLPVKEREHGTGQVISPELTQVIKQEPSGQVKSSPSEQVKSSTSQQVNSPVKTPNLEQVNSPVKSPNIQQVNSQVKCPTVQQVNSPVKTPALEQVNSPVKSPNIQQVNSQVKCPTVQQVNSQVKSLSAQQVNSPVKTPTLEQMNSQVKTPTAQQVNSQVKSPISQQVNSQVKSPTTQQVTSPVKSPTSQQVNSPVKSPTSQQVNSQVKSPTAQQVNSQVKSPTSQQVNSQVKSPTTQQVTSPVKSPTSQQVNSPVKSPTSQQVNSQVKSPTAQQVTSSVKSPTVQQANSQVKSPTAQQVNSPVKSPTPQQVNSQVKSPTPQQVNSQVKSPTAQQVNSQVKSQTSQQVNSPVKSSTAQQVNSQVKSPPVQQVNSPVKSPTSQQVNSPVKSPTAQQVNSQVKSPTLEQVNSPVKSPTAQQLNSQVKSPTSQQVNSQVKTPTAQQVNSQVKTPTAQQVNSQVKTPTAQQVTSSVKSPTVQQANSPVKTPALEQVNSQVKSPTFQEGPSQVKNPTTQQVNSQMKSGQVNGQVSSQVKTIMTSSQVTSKKTLSSSSPLSPLPASQFPAPVSDLECLEKRGGARKESADEVQSMEVSPVSKEELISIPKFSPISEVQNVVSNTRALEDLLDLTGHVTYPIMPRSTALGDCNKNVIEPKQTSNTLNTRSRKE, encoded by the exons ATGGCGGAGAGCGCGAGACACGCAGACACCGGAGGTACAGGTGCAGCAGGtccag CTAaagtgatgacatcatcaccaGTTTCTGAAAAGAAACATCAGAGAAATGGCCACGCCTCCCCAGCTCaccagtcagccaatcagagcagccCAACCGCTG CTGAAACGTTGACTCCGCCCTCTGTGTCAGAGAAGAAGCCTCTGACCAATGGGCACGCTTCACCTGTCCGCCATCCAGCCAATAGCAGCAACGGCCAGACAG GTGTGGAGTCTCTCCTCACAACAGACGACAGGATGCGACTGGCCAGAGAGAgacgagaggagagagagaggagtctgG cgatGAGGGAGCAGGCTCTGATGGAGAAGGAGCGCCGCGCTCGTCTGCAGTACGAGAGAACGAGGGAGGAGAGGTGGAGGCGGCTGGAGGAGCAGAGGCAGAAGGAGGAGCAGCGCAGAGCCGCCgtggaggagaagaggaggcAGCAGCTTGAGGAGGAAAAG gagcgTCTGGAGGCTCTGATGAGGAAATCACTGGAGCGAAGTCTTCAACTGGAGAACAGAAACAAACGCGGGACCTGGGGGATGAACGGACAGA GCGACTATGCTCTCCCCCATGACCTCATCGCTCCCTCTCCTGCTACCAACGAATTAGGCAACG TCCATcatggtcacatgacctctgTGGACAACCTGACACTCCATcgtctctgtacacacacacactcctcactcgCTCGCTGCAGCAGTGACGCCGAGCTGTGTGTGCCCTGCCCACGgtacacag TTCCCTCCAGTCCTCACAGGTCGCTGTACTGCGCGTCACCGAGCCGTCGCCGTGCCAAcactgttgccatggagatggGTGGGGCAAATTCAGCCCCAAATACCCCAAAG aaggaGAGATTGCGCACAGAGAGAAGGACGCCGACTGGATCACCTGTAAGACGAGCCGAATCTCCTGCTGATGTCATCCGGCGCACCGCCTCGCCAAA gttgTCTCCAAAGAGTCGTAATCAGTCTCCTGTCCCGCTCCATCATTACCCTCCGTCCCCTCTGAGACACAGACCCTCGACACCCGTCACCGATGACAACAAGGTCACCGCTAACAGCCAAGCCcaagaggtcaaaggtcatgacCCTGCAGATAAGAAGCTGCTGACGGAGGTCAGTGCAGAATGTGTGAGTGGAGCCTGTAAAGCAGAGAACCTCAAACCTGCAGACAGAGGCACAGACAGGAGCACAG AACATTCACCTTTGACCTCTGGAAAGGCCGTCGCCGGGACAACGGATGGAGACGAGGGGGCTCGGGTTTTGGCAGAGCGACGGCGTCTCAGTCGCGTACAGAAGGAGCAGGAGGAAaaggacag GCTGAAAGCTGAGCAGCTCAAGAAGAAGCAGGAGGAAAAGGAgatgaaggaggagaagaagagaaaagcagATGAAGAGAAGGAGCTTCAGGAG aaacagGAGGTGGAGAGACAGCTGATGaagcagcaggaggagcaggagcGACAGCAGAGGAAAAAG AGAATCGAGGAGATCATGAAGAGGACGCGGAAGAGCGATGGAGAAATGAAG AGAGAGGACAGTCAGGAGGCTCATTCCccgccgtcacacacacactcacacacactgtctccgCCGG GTGAAGTCCAGGTGAACTCACAGGTAAAAGGTGAGGtgaaagccccgcccactgGTGCACAGGTGAGCTCCACCCCACAAAACCAG ACGCTGTTACGTGGACAGGTGAAGCCACACACACCTGAAAGCATCATCAAGCAGCATGAGAGTGCAGAGaagagctcacacacacctgcacaggtgCTGCACAACACTCCATCATTAAACTCTCCTGATCATAGAGGAACAGCTGTAAAAGTGGACATCACTCCAGTGACACCTCAGAGAAGCTCACCTGTGAGAGAGGAACAGAGCGCTCACGTGAGGAAGATCAACAGTTCATCAGACAAGGTGCAGGAGATGCAGGTGAAGATCTCTGCTGAAAACCATGAGAAGAAACATCTTCCAGTCAAGGAGAGAGAGCATGGAACAGGCCAGGTGATCAGCCCTGAACTCACACAGGTGATCAAACAGGAGCCCAGTGGCCAGGTTAAAAGTTCCCCCTCTGAACAAGTGAAGAGTTCAACCTCTCAACAGGTGAACAGCCCAGTGAAGACTCCAAACTTAGAGCAGGTGAACAGCCCAGTGAAGAGTCCAAACATTCAGCAGGTGAACAGCCAGGTGAAATGTCCAACTGTTCAGCAGGTGAACAGCCCAGTGAAGACTCCAGCCTTAGAGCAGGTGAACAGCCCAGTGAAGAGTCCAAACATTCAACAGGTGAACAGCCAGGTGAAATGTCCAACTGTTCAGCAGGTGAACAGCCAGGTGAAAAGTCTGTCCGCTCAACAGGTGAACAGCCCAGTGAAGACTCCAACCTTAGAGCAGATGAACAGCCAGGTGAAGACTCCCACTGCTCAGCAGGTGAACAGCCAGGTGAAAAGTCCAATCTCTCAGCAGGTGAACAGCCAGGTGAAAAGTCCAACCACTCAGCAGGTGACCAGCCCGGTGAAGAGTCCAACCTCTCAGCAGGTGAACAGCCCAGTGAAGAGTCCAACCTCTCAGCAGGTGAACAGCCAGGTGAAGAGTCCAACAGCTCAGCAGGTGAACAGCCAGGTGAAAAGTCCAACCTCTCAGCAGGTGAACAGCCAGGTGAAAAGTCCAACCACTCAGCAGGTGACCAGCCCGGTGAAGAGTCCAACCTCTCAGCAGGTGAACAGCCCAGTGAAGAGTCCAACCTCTCAGCAGGTGAACAGCCAGGTGAAGAGTCCAACTGCTCAGCAGGTGACCAGCTCAGTGAAGAGTCCAACTGTTCAGCAGGCGAACAGCCAGGTGAAGAGTCCAACAGCTCAGCAGGTGAACAGCCCAGTGAAAAGTCCAACCCCTCAGCAGGTGAACAGCCAGGTGAAGAGTCCAACCCCTCAGCAGGTGAACAGCCAGGTGAAAAGTCCAACAGCTCAGCAGGTGAACAGCCAGGTGAAGAGTCAAACCTCTCAGCAGGTGAACAGCCCAGTGAAAAGTTCAACTGCTCAGCAGGTGAACAGCCAGGTGAAGAGTCCACCTGTTCAGCAGGTGAACAGCCCAGTGAAAAGTCCAACCTCTCAGCAGGTGAACAGCCCAGTGAAGAGTCCAACAGCTCAGCAGGTGAACAGCCAGGTGAAGAGTCCAACCTTAGAGCAGGTGAACAGCCCAGTGAAAAGTCCAACTGCTCAGCAGTTGAACAGCCAGGTGAAGAGTCCAACCTCTCAGCAGGTGAACAGCCAGGTGAAGACTCCAACTGCTCAGCAGGTGAACAGCCAGGTGAAGACTCCAACTGCTCAGCAGGTGAACAGCCAGGTGAAGACTCCAACTGCTCAGCAGGTGACCAGCTCAGTGAAGAGTCCAACTGTTCAGCAGGCGAACAGCCCAGTAAAGACTCCAGCCTTAGAGCAGGTGAACAGCCAGGTGAAGAGTCCAACCTTCCAAGAGGGGCCCAGCCAGGTGAAAAACCCCACCACCCAGCAGGTGAACAGTCAGATGAAGAGTGGGCAAGTGAATGGCCAGGTGAGCTCGCAGGTGAAAACTATCATGACATCATCACAGGTGACATCAAAGAAGACATTGAGTAGCTCCTCCCCACTCAGCCCACTACCTGCATCACAGTTCCCAGCACCTGTCAGTGACTTGGAGTGTCTAgagaaaaggggcggagccagaAAGGAGTCGGCTGATGAGGTGCAGTCGATGGAGGTCAG CCCCGTGTCTAAAGAGGAACTGATCTCAATCCCGAAGTTTTCTCCGATCTCTGAAGTTCAGAACGTGGTGAGCAACACTCGAGCGCTGGAGGACCTGCTGGATCTGACTGGTCATGTGACGTATCCCATAATGCCGCGCAGCACCGCGCTCGGAGACTGCAACAAAAACGTGATTGAGCCGAAACAGACttctaacacactgaacacgaGAAGCAGAAAGGAGTGa